A single region of the Labrus bergylta chromosome 10, fLabBer1.1, whole genome shotgun sequence genome encodes:
- the akt3a gene encoding RAC-gamma serine/threonine-protein kinase isoform X2 — MKTERPKPNTFIIRCLQWTTVIERTFHVDSPDERDEWTEAIQMVADKLQRQEEERIQCSPTSNIDNMVEEEMDISTTHHKRKTMSDFDYLKLLGKGTFGKVILVREKASGKYYAMKILKKEVIIAKDEVAHTLTESRVLKNTRHPFLTSLKYSFQTKDRLCFVMEYVNGGELFFHLSRERVFSEERTRFYGAEIVSALDYLHSAKIVYRDLKLENLMLDKDGHIKITDFGLCKEGITDAATMKTFCGTPEYLAPEVLEDNDYGRAVDWWGLGVVTYEMMCGRLPFYNQDHEKLFELILMEDIKFPRTLSADAKSLLSGLLIKDPNKRLGGGPDDAKEIMRHSYFSGVDWQDVYDKKMVPPFKPQVTSETDTRYFDEEFTAQTITITPPEKFDEDGMDCLDNERRPHFPQFSYSASGRE; from the exons ATGAAAACAGAGAGGCCGAAGCCAAACACCTTCATTATACGCTGCCTCCAGTGGACCACTGTCATAGAGAGGACCTTTCACGTGGACTCGCCTGATGAgag AGATGAGTGGACGGAGGCCATCCAGATGGTGGCTGACAAGCTGCAGagacaagaggaggaaaggatcCAGTGCAGCCCCACCTCCAACATCGACAACATGGTCGAGGAGGAGATGGACATCTCCACTACACACCACAAACGAAAG ACAATGAGTGACTTTGATTACTTGAAGCTTCTCGGGAAGGGAACCTTCGGCAAAGTGATTCTTGTCCGAGAAAAGGCGAGCGGGAAGTACTACGCAATGAAAATCCTCAAAAAAGAAGTCATCATAGCCAAG GATGAAGtggctcacacactcacagagagcagagtgCTTAAAAACACCAGACACCCCTTTCTCACT TCACTGAAGTATTCATTCCAGACAAAAGACCGCCTCTGTTTCGTTATGGAGTATGTGAACGGAGGAGaa CTGTTTTTCCATTTGTCCAGAGAGCGGGTGTTCTCAGAGGAGCGCACACGCTTCTACGGCGCCGAGATTGTTTCAGCTCTTGACTACCTGCATTCAGCCAAGATTGTGTACCGGGACCTCAAg ttgGAAAACTTGATGCTGGACAAAGACGGCCATATCAAGATCACTGACTTTGGCCTGTGCAAAGAGGGCATTACAGACGCTGCTACCATGAAGACCTTCTGTGGCACGCCAGAGTACCTGGCACCTGAG GTCCTGGAGGACAACGACTACGGCCGGGCGGTGGACTGGTGGGGTTTGGGTGTGGTGACATACGAGATGATGTGTGGCCGCCTACCGTTCTACAACCAGGACCATGAGAAGCTGTTTGAGCTCATCCTCATGGAGGACATCAAGTTCCCGCGCACTCTGTCGGCCGACGCCAAGTCCTTGCTGTCTGGCCTGCTCATCAAAGACCCAAACAAACG gCTTGGTGGAGGACCAGATGATGCTAAAGAAATAATGAGACACAGTTACTTCTCTGGTGTTGACTGGCAGGATGTCTATGATAAAAAG ATGGTCCCTCCTTTCAAGCCTCAGGTGACTTCAGAGACCGACACCAGATACTTTGATGAGGAGTTTACAGCACAGACCATTACCATCACGCCCCCAGAGAAAT TTGACGAGGACGGGATGGACTGTCTGGACAACGAGAGAAGGCCGCACTTTCCTCAGTTCTCATACTCTGCCAGTGGGCGGGAATGA
- the akt3a gene encoding RAC-gamma serine/threonine-protein kinase isoform X1 has translation MSDVTIVREGWLQKRGEYIKNWRPRYFLLKTDGSFIGYKEKPQDADLPYPLNNFSVAKCQLMKTERPKPNTFIIRCLQWTTVIERTFHVDSPDERDEWTEAIQMVADKLQRQEEERIQCSPTSNIDNMVEEEMDISTTHHKRKTMSDFDYLKLLGKGTFGKVILVREKASGKYYAMKILKKEVIIAKDEVAHTLTESRVLKNTRHPFLTSLKYSFQTKDRLCFVMEYVNGGELFFHLSRERVFSEERTRFYGAEIVSALDYLHSAKIVYRDLKLENLMLDKDGHIKITDFGLCKEGITDAATMKTFCGTPEYLAPEVLEDNDYGRAVDWWGLGVVTYEMMCGRLPFYNQDHEKLFELILMEDIKFPRTLSADAKSLLSGLLIKDPNKRLGGGPDDAKEIMRHSYFSGVDWQDVYDKKMVPPFKPQVTSETDTRYFDEEFTAQTITITPPEKFDEDGMDCLDNERRPHFPQFSYSASGRE, from the exons GTGAATACATAAAGAACTGGCGGCCACGTTACTTCCTGCTGAAGACAGACGGCTCTTTCATCGGCTACAAAGAGAAACCTCAGGACGCAGACCTGCCCTACCCCCTAAATAACTTCTCTGTAGCAA AATGTCAGCTTATGAAAACAGAGAGGCCGAAGCCAAACACCTTCATTATACGCTGCCTCCAGTGGACCACTGTCATAGAGAGGACCTTTCACGTGGACTCGCCTGATGAgag AGATGAGTGGACGGAGGCCATCCAGATGGTGGCTGACAAGCTGCAGagacaagaggaggaaaggatcCAGTGCAGCCCCACCTCCAACATCGACAACATGGTCGAGGAGGAGATGGACATCTCCACTACACACCACAAACGAAAG ACAATGAGTGACTTTGATTACTTGAAGCTTCTCGGGAAGGGAACCTTCGGCAAAGTGATTCTTGTCCGAGAAAAGGCGAGCGGGAAGTACTACGCAATGAAAATCCTCAAAAAAGAAGTCATCATAGCCAAG GATGAAGtggctcacacactcacagagagcagagtgCTTAAAAACACCAGACACCCCTTTCTCACT TCACTGAAGTATTCATTCCAGACAAAAGACCGCCTCTGTTTCGTTATGGAGTATGTGAACGGAGGAGaa CTGTTTTTCCATTTGTCCAGAGAGCGGGTGTTCTCAGAGGAGCGCACACGCTTCTACGGCGCCGAGATTGTTTCAGCTCTTGACTACCTGCATTCAGCCAAGATTGTGTACCGGGACCTCAAg ttgGAAAACTTGATGCTGGACAAAGACGGCCATATCAAGATCACTGACTTTGGCCTGTGCAAAGAGGGCATTACAGACGCTGCTACCATGAAGACCTTCTGTGGCACGCCAGAGTACCTGGCACCTGAG GTCCTGGAGGACAACGACTACGGCCGGGCGGTGGACTGGTGGGGTTTGGGTGTGGTGACATACGAGATGATGTGTGGCCGCCTACCGTTCTACAACCAGGACCATGAGAAGCTGTTTGAGCTCATCCTCATGGAGGACATCAAGTTCCCGCGCACTCTGTCGGCCGACGCCAAGTCCTTGCTGTCTGGCCTGCTCATCAAAGACCCAAACAAACG gCTTGGTGGAGGACCAGATGATGCTAAAGAAATAATGAGACACAGTTACTTCTCTGGTGTTGACTGGCAGGATGTCTATGATAAAAAG ATGGTCCCTCCTTTCAAGCCTCAGGTGACTTCAGAGACCGACACCAGATACTTTGATGAGGAGTTTACAGCACAGACCATTACCATCACGCCCCCAGAGAAAT TTGACGAGGACGGGATGGACTGTCTGGACAACGAGAGAAGGCCGCACTTTCCTCAGTTCTCATACTCTGCCAGTGGGCGGGAATGA